GGTTCGGGTGCCCTGTGGCGGCGGGTGGCGGCGGTCACCCCGTTGCAGGTCAGCCGCCCATGCGCGCCGGGGCCGATGCCCAGATAGTCGCCATAGCGCCAGTAGGTCAGGTTATGGCGGCTTTCGGCGCCGGGACGGGCGTAGTTTGAAATTTCATAGCCCAGCAGGCCGTGCCGTGCCGCCACCTCGGCGGTCAGTTCATACAGATGTGCCGCCTCATCACCATCGGGCAGGCGGAAGCGGCCCTGGCGGTACAGGCCCTCGAAGCGGGTGCCGGGCTCGATGGTCAGCTGGTAGAGCGAGAGATGGTCGGACACCAGTGCAAGGGCGGCCTCCAGTTCAGCCCGCCATGTGCCCGCGTCCTGCCCCGGCCGGGCGTAGATCAGGTCGAACGAGATGCGATCGAACAGGCCGCGCGCCGTCTCGAGCGCGGTGATGGCCTGGCGGGCGTCATGCTCGCGGCCCAGGAATTGCAGCGCCCCGGCATCAAGGCTCTGGACGCCAACGGATACGCGGTTGACCCCGGCGTCACGGAAAGCCCGCAGCAGCCCGGTTTCCACACTGGTGGGGTTGGCTTCCAGCGTGATTTCAACATCATCCGTCGTGCCGAACAGCGTGCGCGCATCATCTATCAGCCCCGCCACGGTTTCCGGCGCCATGAGGGAGGGCGTGCCGCCGCCAAAGAAGACCGAGCCGATGCGGGGCCGTTCGGCCTGGCTGTCACCCATGCGCCCGGCCTCGAACGCCAGTTCACGCCGCAGTGCTGCGCCAAAGCGCGCACGCGGGATCACGTCGCGCACATGGCTGTTGAAATCGCAGTACGGGCATTTGGACAGGCAGAACGGCCAGTGCACGTAAAGTGCCAGCGGTTCCGCCATGCCCGTTGCCATGTCCATGCGGGTCAGATCCCCAGCCGTACACCCAGTTCCACCACGCGGTCGGGCGGAATGCGGAAGAACTCGGTCGCCGGTGTTGCATTGCGCGCCATGAACAGGAACAGCGACATCCGCCAGCGCGACAGCTTGGGCACCGACGAGCGCACCAGCAGTTCACGGCTGGTGAAGTAGGACGCCTGCAGCGCATCGAAATCGAGGCCGTTTGCCTTCAGGTCCTCCAGCGCGCGGGGCAGGTTGGGCATTTCCATGAAGCCGTAGCGCAGGATGATGCGGTAGATGTCGGGGGCCAGTTCCTGCAGCGCCACGCGGTGGCCGTGGTCGGCTTCAGGCTGGTCCAGCGTCTGCACGGTCACGAACAGCACGTGGTCATGCAGCACCTTGTTGTGCTTGAGGTTGTGCAGCAGGCAGGCGGGCACGAATTCCGGGTTGCCGGTCATGTAAACGGCCGTGCCCGGCACGCGGATGATGCGTGACTGCGGCAGGCGCGCCAGGAACGAGTTCATCGGCATGCTGTCCTGCTTCTGCCGGTTCATGATCAGCTGGCGGCCCTTCTTCCACGTCGTCATCATCAATGTGAGCACGATGCCCAGCATCACCGGCACCCAGCCGCCCTGCGGGATCTTGAGCGCGTTGGAGGCGAAGAACGTCGTATCCAGCAGGAAGAACCCGCCGAAGGTCGCGATCGCGGCAGGCCGCGACCAGTGGTAGAGCCTGCGGAAGACCACCATCGCCAGCACGCAGGTGCACATGAACGTGCCCGTCACCGCAATGCCATAGGCCGAAGCCAGCGCATCCGAACTGCGGAAGGCCAGTACCAGCAGCAGCGCGCCCACCATCAGGAAGCGGTTGAACTCGGGCAGGTAGATCTGGCCTTCTTCCTCCGCATTCGTGTGGGTCACGCGCATGCGCGGCAGGTAGCCCAGCTGGATGATCTGGCGGCACAGCGAGAACCCGCCAGAGATGCCCGCCTGGCTGGCAATGACGGTGGCAAAGGTGGACAGGATGATCATCGGCACCTGCAGCCAGTGCGGGCCGAGCAGGAAGAACGGATTTTCCAGCGCCTTGGGGTCGGCAATGATCAGGGCGCCCTGGCCCAGATAGTTCAGGGCCAGGCACGGCAGCACGCAGAACAGCCACGCATAGCGGATGGGCTGGCGGCCGAAATGGCCCATGTCGGCATAAAGTGCCTCCGCCCCCGTGACCGACAGCACGACGGAACCCAGGGCAATGAACGAAAGCCAGCCGTGATAGATGATGAACTGCACCGCATAGGTAGGCGATATCGCCAGCAGCACGGCGGGGTGGTGCAGGATCTGCAGCCCCCCCAGTATGCCCAGCAGGCTGAACCACACCAGCATGATCGGGCCGAATATGGTCCCTACCTTGCCCGTGCCGTAGCTCTGTACCGAGAACAGGCCCACCAGCACCAGCAGGGCTATGGGAATGACCAGGTCGCGCGCGGCGGGAAAACTGACTTCCAGCCCCTCAACCGCTGACAGAACGGAAATGGCGGGGGTGATCATGCCATCGCCAAAGAACAGGCACGCCCCCCCGATTCCCACCATGCCCAGGGCGATGCGCATGCGGTTGCTGGGTGCGACACGCTGGGCCAGCGACATGAGCGAGATGATCCCGCCTTCGCCATTATGGTCGGCGCGCATGATCAGGATGACGTATTTCACCGTCACGATCAGCAGCAGCGACCAGATGATCAGGCTCAGGACGCCCAGCACCTCCCACGGTTCGATCCGGTGATGCTGCGAGACAACCATGATGGTCGAGCGCAGGGCATAGATCGGGCTTGTGCCGATATCGCCAAACACCACCCCCAGCACGCCCAGCAGGGCGGCGAAGCCCACGGGGTTGGCCGCGTGTTCGTGCTGGTCCGCCCCGTATTCGGTTATCTTGGGGGGGGCGGGCGGCGCGCTGGGGGCAGGGCCTGCATGGGCGCTGCCAGCCGGCGGCGTCGAGGGTCCGGGGGCGTCGGGCCCCGTGGGTTGCGTCATGTCGTGACGGCTCCGCGGCAATGAAGACTGAAAACCGGCATCTCGTCGCGACCGGATAGTTCCGCATTACCGCCTCGCCCCATGCGCAGCAAGGCCCGTCTCTGCTCAGGTGCCATTCGGCCCGGTTTGCGCGGCGGCGGGGCGCGCGCCAAAAATGGCGCTGCCCACCCGCACCAGTGTGGCACCACAGGCAATGGCGCGCTCGAAATCGGCCGACATGCCCATTGATACGACAGCCAGCCCATGCCGGTGCGCCATGGCGGCAAGGGTACGGAAATGGGGCGTCGGGTCCTGGTCATGCGGCGGGATGCACATCAGTCCCCGCACGCTGGTCCCGAAGCGCTCCAGGCTTGCATTGATGAAGGCATCCGCCTGTTCCAGCCGTACGCCGGATTTCTGGCTTTCATCGCCGGTATTCACCTGCACCAGCAGCCCGGGCAGGCGCCCCGCCCTGTCCGCCGCGCGCGCAAGGGCGTCGGACAGGGAAGGACGGTCGAGGCTTTCGATCATGTCGGCAATGCGCACGGCTTCCAGCGCCTTGTTGGTCTGCAGGCCGCCAATGATGTGCAGCCGCAGGTCGGGCCAGCGGGCGCGCAGGTCGGGAAACTTGGCCGCCGCTTCCTGCACCCGGTTTTCACCAAAGATGCGCTGCCCGGCTTCCAGTGCGGCGATGACGCTGGCCTGCGGGTGGAACTTCGATACGGCCACCAGTTCCACGCTGGAAGGTGGCCGCCCCGCCGCCTGCGCGCTGGCGGCGATACGGGTGCGGATGCCCGTCAGGGCCTGTGCTATGGAGGATGATGTTGACATGGCTCTAGCAGCCTGTCGGGTTGGGGTACCCTGTGAAGGGGTAAGGCTGTAGAGTGTCGCGATGAGCCGCTTCATCCCGTTTGACCGATCCCAGCCGTATCTTCTGCCGCCTGATCTGACGTCGTGGCTTCCGGCTGACGATATGGCGCATTTCATTGTCGCAGCTGTTGAGCGGGTTCCGATGAGTGCGTTCTGCGTGCCAGTGCGCACGGGAGGCAAGGCGCAGTATCATCCGCGCCTGATGCTGGCCCTTCTGATCTTCAGCTATGCGAACGGGTTGTTTTCCTCACGCCGGATCGAGCGGGCGACATATCGCGACATCGGGGTACGCTTCGTGGCGGCGAACCTGCATCCGGATCATGATACGATTGCGACCTTCCGCCGGACGAACCGGACAGCCATTGAAGCTGCATTTGCGCAGGTCCTGCTTCTGGCGCGCGAGACGGGTCTGCTGCGTCTGGGTGTCGTATCGATTGACGGCACGAAAATTGATGCCGACGCTTCGAAATACCGTTCCCTGC
This portion of the Komagataeibacter sp. FNDCF1 genome encodes:
- the hemW gene encoding radical SAM family heme chaperone HemW; this encodes MAEPLALYVHWPFCLSKCPYCDFNSHVRDVIPRARFGAALRRELAFEAGRMGDSQAERPRIGSVFFGGGTPSLMAPETVAGLIDDARTLFGTTDDVEITLEANPTSVETGLLRAFRDAGVNRVSVGVQSLDAGALQFLGREHDARQAITALETARGLFDRISFDLIYARPGQDAGTWRAELEAALALVSDHLSLYQLTIEPGTRFEGLYRQGRFRLPDGDEAAHLYELTAEVAARHGLLGYEISNYARPGAESRHNLTYWRYGDYLGIGPGAHGRLTCNGVTAATRRHRAPEPWAERVERTGTGAHPDEPLGNRDRAREMLLMGLRLAEGISTPRFARRTGMAIADATDPAMMQAAMEEGYLIHDTARQTLRATAEGRLRLESLLAALVL
- a CDS encoding YggS family pyridoxal phosphate-dependent enzyme; this translates as MSTSSSIAQALTGIRTRIAASAQAAGRPPSSVELVAVSKFHPQASVIAALEAGQRIFGENRVQEAAAKFPDLRARWPDLRLHIIGGLQTNKALEAVRIADMIESLDRPSLSDALARAADRAGRLPGLLVQVNTGDESQKSGVRLEQADAFINASLERFGTSVRGLMCIPPHDQDPTPHFRTLAAMAHRHGLAVVSMGMSADFERAIACGATLVRVGSAIFGARPAAAQTGPNGT
- a CDS encoding potassium transporter Kup, coding for MTQPTGPDAPGPSTPPAGSAHAGPAPSAPPAPPKITEYGADQHEHAANPVGFAALLGVLGVVFGDIGTSPIYALRSTIMVVSQHHRIEPWEVLGVLSLIIWSLLLIVTVKYVILIMRADHNGEGGIISLMSLAQRVAPSNRMRIALGMVGIGGACLFFGDGMITPAISVLSAVEGLEVSFPAARDLVIPIALLVLVGLFSVQSYGTGKVGTIFGPIMLVWFSLLGILGGLQILHHPAVLLAISPTYAVQFIIYHGWLSFIALGSVVLSVTGAEALYADMGHFGRQPIRYAWLFCVLPCLALNYLGQGALIIADPKALENPFFLLGPHWLQVPMIILSTFATVIASQAGISGGFSLCRQIIQLGYLPRMRVTHTNAEEEGQIYLPEFNRFLMVGALLLVLAFRSSDALASAYGIAVTGTFMCTCVLAMVVFRRLYHWSRPAAIATFGGFFLLDTTFFASNALKIPQGGWVPVMLGIVLTLMMTTWKKGRQLIMNRQKQDSMPMNSFLARLPQSRIIRVPGTAVYMTGNPEFVPACLLHNLKHNKVLHDHVLFVTVQTLDQPEADHGHRVALQELAPDIYRIILRYGFMEMPNLPRALEDLKANGLDFDALQASYFTSRELLVRSSVPKLSRWRMSLFLFMARNATPATEFFRIPPDRVVELGVRLGI